The Streptomyces achromogenes DNA segment GCTGTACAACCCCCTGACCTACCCGACGGCCGACGTGGTGTCCACCTACCTCTACCGTGCCGGCGTCGAGTCCAACAGTTTCAGCTACGCCGCCGCGATCGGCCTGTTCGAAGCGATCATCGGCCTCGTCCTGATCATGAGCGCGAACCAGCTGTCGCGCCGCACCGTCGGGACGAGCCTGTGGTGAGCCTCCTGACGCCTCGTGCACGGCGTCCGCGCACCTCCGTGAGTCAGCCGACGCGCGGTTACCGCGTGTTCCAAGGCGTCAACGGCGTGGTTCTCACCCTCGTCGTCCTGGTGACCCTGTATCCGTTCGTCAACATCATCGCCCGGTCCTTCAGCGGTGAAGGCCACATCCGGGCCGGCGAAGTGGCCCTGTGGCCCAAGGGCTTCAACCTCACCACGTACAGAATCGTCTTCCAGGACTCGATGTTCTGGCGAAACTACGGCAACACCGTCTTCTACACGGTTGTCTCCACGGTCATCGCCATGGTTCTGACCACGTGCTACGCCTACGTCCTGTCGAAGCGCGATCTCAAGGGGCGCGGGCTGCTCGTCGGCGTCGCGGTGTTCACCATGTTCTTCACGGGCGGACTGATCCCCAACTACGTCCTGGTCACCAGTCTCGGTCTGAAGAACTCCGTCTGGGCCATCGCCCTGCCGAACGCGATCAGCGTCTTCAACCTGCTGGTGATGAAGGCCTTCTTCGAGAGCCTTCCGGTCGAGCTCGAG contains these protein-coding regions:
- a CDS encoding carbohydrate ABC transporter permease, coding for MSQPTRGYRVFQGVNGVVLTLVVLVTLYPFVNIIARSFSGEGHIRAGEVALWPKGFNLTTYRIVFQDSMFWRNYGNTVFYTVVSTVIAMVLTTCYAYVLSKRDLKGRGLLVGVAVFTMFFTGGLIPNYVLVTSLGLKNSVWAIALPNAISVFNLLVMKAFFESLPVELEEAAEIDGLSTYGILLRIVLPLSKAVIATMVLFYSVSFWNSWFSAYLYMDRTELMPVTVYLRNLIAGATTGGNAGAATEQLSQVGANIQAVTIVLTSLPILCVYPFVQRFFVSGVMLGAVKG